A genomic window from Silene latifolia isolate original U9 population chromosome Y, ASM4854445v1, whole genome shotgun sequence includes:
- the LOC141627446 gene encoding GTPase LSG1-2-like isoform X3: protein MVKIVLRSCDSSSSTSALTPEDRRNLQKKEEALHTGSLRVPRRPSWNAGMTVDELDVNETQSFLLWRRGLAKLEENEKLVLTPFEKNLDIWRQLWRVVERSDLLVMVVDARDPLFYRCPDLEVYVKEVDEHKRTILLINKADLLPHAIRLKWAKYFNDNDILFLFWSAKAATATLEGKNLPSLDNEDTLQETEDIDTKVYGRDELLARLQFEAEEITRLRKSGSNVGNAGTNSASVTVGFVGYPNVGKSSTINALVGLKCAGVTSTPGKTKHFQTLIISDKLTLCDCPGLVFPSFTSSRHEMIACGVLPIDRMTNQRDAVQVVADKVPRPVIEQVYKISLPKPKPYEPQSRPPLASELLRAYCASRGYTASSGLPNETRAARQILKDYIDGKLIHYELPPGMLNDNTIGSNEALLSSNLSNIDEYDSSDIEDSLSGNEIEIGSDLIQDVMKDLDSFDLANGLAAEKAYPKKQPLKAPHKLHRKPQRKKDRSWRTGNDAGDGTPLPRVFQKPVNTGPLKT, encoded by the exons ATGGTTAAGATCGTTTTGAGGTCGTG TGACTCAAGCTCAAGCACCAGTGCCTTGACACCTGAAGATAGGAGGAACCTGCAGAAAAAGGAGGAAGCACTACATACTGGCAGCCTTCGCGTGCCTCGAAG GCCGTCATGGAATGCTGGAATGACAGTAGATGAGCTTGATGtcaatgaaacacaatccttttTATTGTGGCGTAGAGGCCTTGCCAA GCTTGAGGAGAATGAAAAGCTTGTTCTCACTCCATTTGAAAAGAATTTGGATATATGGAGGCAGCTTTGGCGAGTGGTTGAACGTAGTGATCTG CTTGTAATGGTCGTTGACGCGAGAGACCCTTTGTTCTATCGTTGCCCCGATCTCGAG GTGTATGTAAAAGAGGTTGACGAGCACAAAAGGACAATATTGCTTATCAATAAGGCAGACCTTTTACCGCATGCAATCAG GTTAAAATGGGCCAAATACTTCAATGATAATGACATCCTCTTTTTATTCTGGTCGGCTAAAGCTGCCACTGCTACTCTTGAGGGGAAGAACCTTCCCTCATTGGATAATGAAGACACTTTGCAAGAAACTGAGGACATTGATACAAAAGTTTATGGTAGGGATGAGTTGCTAGCCCGCTTACAGTTTGAAGCCGAGGAGATAACAAGGTTGAGGAAATCAGGGTCGAATGTCGGAAATGCAGGGACAAATTCAGCCAGTGTGACAGTGGGATTTGTGGGTTACCCTAATGTCGGAAAGAGCtcaacaataaatgctttggtTGGTCTGAAATGTGCAGGTGTAACATCGACTCCAGGAAAGACCAAACATTTCCAAACCCTAATAATATCTGACAAGCTTACTCTATGTGATTGCCCTGGACTTGTTTTTCCATCCTTCACCAGCTCGAGACATGAGATGATTGCGTGTGGGGTTTTGCCGATTGATAGAATGACCAACCAGAGAGATGCTGTCCAGGTTGTTGCCGATAAGGTTCCAAGGCCGGTAATTGAACAAGTTTATAAAATCAGTCTGCCAAAACCAAAGCCCTATGAACCCCAATCCCGTCCTCCATTGGCATCCGAGCTTCTGAGAGCTTATTGTGCTTCTCGTGGATATACTGCCTCAAGTGGACTACCCAACGAGACTCGGGCTGCCCGTCAGATTTTGAAGGATTACATTGATGGGAAGTTGATCCATTATGAGTTGCCACCTGGGATGTTGAATGATAACACGATTGGGAGTAATGAAGCTCTTCTTTCATCCAACCTGTCCAATATTGATGAATACGACTCATCTGACATTGAAGATTCATTATCGGGTAATGAAATAGAAATTGGATCCGATCTAATCCAGGACGTTATGAAAGACCTTGACTCTTTCGATCTTGCCAATGGACTAGCTGCAGAGAAGGCCTACCCAAAGAAA